The Plasmodium yoelii strain 17X genome assembly, chromosome: 14 DNA segment attttatctctGTTAACtattaattgttttagtAGTTATTTCATTGCCTTAttccaattttttatttttgttttacatgaaagaatttatttttatgtaatgGCACAAACCTGTGTTATACCTCCCTAACCCCAATtagcatttaaattatattttttttttttttttcacattttaaactttttaattattataaattaattgtTCCTTTTGTTGTAGACATATAATtgatcattttatttttttatttattattttccaaattctttaaatttttattacccTTAAAAAATTTCCCATTTTTCCATATAACCAAACTTAGCTAGTTATGGCTAGTTTTGTATGaccaatattttttaatattcctaagaatttttttttttaatttgtttataaaattatggaAAATCCAAGAAATCACaattatcaattttttaGTTAATTTCACTTTTTATGTTTTCAATAATTCCATCGAAAAGACACGAAATGATATACTCCCTTGCACTTCACAAAAGtgcgaaataaaaaatgtatagtaaataatataatattaaatacgTAGTATTTTTAGGCTTTcctatattaaattaattattctcgacatatttattaatatatagtaAGAAATGTAAATTTTCCAACAAGCATATAACAATTACTGTTCATTCAATATTGCCATCTAAAATGGAatggaatatatttaaagtGGCTTCATAGAAAGGGGATATTATTAAaggtattatttttaacttttttttttttatttaatttttaaaatttatattttagtGCACTATATCTATTCGTGAAACATcggagaaaatatatatattcatatatttagaTGCACGTGGATGCATATAAACGTATTTACACACACCCTTTCGTGTGAACTCTGATTATTGATTCTATGAATTGAATCATATCAAGATGTATCTAGGGAGTGTCAAAAATGTGGAGGATTTGTTCTTAAGTAAAGGAGAATACAAACAAGTATTCctttgtttaaaaaaaaatgaaaatagtgAGGCAATACAAATAGATATAAGCTGTGATAGCAACATTTATAGTATCTTACAATTATGCAGAGAAAAATATGGAATCCATGGTGATTATTTAACAGATAGTTGTGGAAATATtgtagaaaatattaaagagATAATAGATGGTGAtactttatatttaaaagataataaagataaatttcattttttaaatcaaataaaatcaaataatttaatagtAAATGATTATATAGTAGAAAAAAGAATAGGGTCAGGTGGATTTGGTATAGTATTTCAAGGTATACATATACAAACTAAACAAAAAGTTGCACTAAAATTTATACCTAAAAGTAATTTTTTAGATGTTACAGATGTACATAGAGTCTTTATAGAAATACAAACATTAAGAGGTTtgatacataaaaatataattaaaatgtaTGATGTTAatcattttcaaaattatgtATGTCTAATTATGGAATATGCTGTTAATagtgatttaaaaaaatatatacaaaaaaataatggatATTTATCTGaaaaagaaacatattttttatttttgcaaATTGTTAAAGGAGTATATTATTGTCATTCTAAGCATATTGTACATAGAGATttaaaattagaaaatattttacttgATGAAAATATGACATGTAAAATTGCAGATTTTGGATTATCTGACTTTGTTAATGTTgatcaaaatattaaaactGAAGCTggaacaaaattatatatagcacctgaaattatttttaatcaaACTACTAATTATTCTGTATTTAAATTAGATATTTGGAGTTTaggaatattattatttattatgacTCAAGGTTATCCTCCATTTATTGATGTTGGCAAAGATATCAAATATTTTGAGCAAGCCACTCTTAAATATTCAAATGACATTTCTGATGATTTAAAGGATCTCATATCTCTAATGCTAAATGTCGACCCAAATAAGCGACCCATAATTGTAGAAATTTTAAACCATAGATGGTTCTATCGATATTCATAATCAAACAACTTTGCCCTTATCATTTGCCGTTTGCTTGGGGGAGGACAAATGGGCGGTACCCAAACAGCTAGCCAAAGTTGGTAAAGTTGTAAAACCGATAAAATAACAAACAGCTAGCCAAATTGGTAAAGTTTATAAAGCTGACAAAATTGACAAAGTTGACGGTTGCAAACAGCCAGAGAACATTGCGAACATCGCAACCAAACTCGCTGCATGCCCCAcactaaaaaatattaacatgtAATAAATCGTTgcaaaatgaacaaaaaaatgaacaaaagaaaaaaggAATATGAAGCACCATTACTGCTTCCCTTAAACATACCaccaattttatatatggtATAGCACAAATGGAAACATGTGAATATGCACATGAAATAATTTTACTGTGACATTTCCTTAGTCGTTTCAGGAcgaaatttattttcttcaacAAACTGGGAATATATCAAATCGATTTTATTTCCCTTATAATTTTTCCATATAtcataaattaaatgaattgttatgaaatttttttttttaacatatcTTGTTTTTAATATACTTTCCCCTAATGGGTATCCATTTGAGGTAGTATTAATTGAtgtgtataaaaaaatagcatattttgaatttttgtattcaaaatatatatctattaaAAATCCTTCAAAATCAAAAAGCTTTTGAATATATTgaaaagtattttttttttcgttattttcTGATTCTTTACttaaaataatttcattctgatattttattgtatCTATAATATCGTTTGCAAATAAATGTGGATATGAACAAGTTTGTATTTCCCAATAAtaatcttttaaaaaattaaatattcttAACACATTATAAGATTCTAAAATAGATGGATCAATTAAATTAACATAAGATAATGAAGGatataataaagaataaCGATGATTGtgtattttttcaaaatttatagcctgtaacatatatttccaaaaatttgtatcaaaaaatttatttatactataACACCATAATATGTCACATATTTCATGTCCAGAAAATTGATGTACTCTTtgtattatttcatattGTAATAAGCTTAATAATGTATAagaggaataaaaataaaatgttccATATGTGTATGCTATTTTTGATATATCTTGTGGTGATAAATcattcaaattatttactAAAGCTGATTGTAACATTGAATGAAATTCTTTACTTCCTGATCTAATTAATGCATATGCAAAACAAACATTTGCAAGATCTGTTGCActgaaaatttttaaaaaagaaaaatttgtttttttttttccttcattttttttacttgtatttgaattattaatactttctttattatttgtttttttctgaattgatttatcatttatatctGTTGAATTATACAATAAATATTCTTCAACTTGGTCTTGAAAATCTGTTATAGCTCTTCCTTCTGCATCTGTAGTTCTACCAATTGTTATAGACAAACCTAATAAACTATTTGATAATTGATTAGGAGTCATATACTTATACAATTCTAAAGCTCTATCTTTTaactttatatataaattattatcaaaatataattcactatttttattttcaacatTACTATATGCCCATATTAGCATACTAATAGTAGTACTACCAAAATTAtgcacattttttaaaattatattttcccatttttttaataaaaaagtagattctttaaaatattttgcaTTTACCCATATTATATTTagcaataaatataatggaATTTCttcttccttttttttcataattttttcatcattatttttttcagtaTTTTCATCAATTTTTGATGTagaacaatttttttttccattttttccaaGGGAAACATCTGTATCTGTTTTAATTATTTcgctattattatatattgttggatttatattattattaatcttttcgaaattaatattagttttttttttgttagaTGTCTGGTCTTCTGAAAAAATCATCATAGTAGAATTCATAAGATGATACATCAAACAATCATCAGAAGCATTAATATtttgtgaatataaataaaaaagtttgATTATTTGTTCATCATTAAACTTGTTatatcttttatatatttcactttttatttctctaaaaaattgtatatgcttataattattattacttatATATTCAagtaatttaataaaattcgTATTATTcattgattttatttttgtttgaattaaatttataaatatttctaaAAAGTTTTTATTACAATATCTTTTAATACCTTTTAAATTTATCTTTCTTTTGTTGGTGTAattgtttaaatatatatatcctaACATAACTAAATATTGTTCATTCATAAAATTCAAATTTTCTAATATCACATTTTCTACTAATAAACTTATGtcttttatttgtataatatttattttctttaatatatataaaaaattaattatatcaacacatgaaaatgataatatttttttatatattatatccaATATATTGTAGTAAAATTtctcatatttatttgttaaaaaaaaattatgtatatattcattccatttattttcttttatatttaaattttctaaatataaaatatatttaaaatataattctatAACTCTATTTATATCTCCtttgtttatataattataaccATTATTAGACAatccattattttttattttttcatttgaagatgataatataatttctCCTAACATTTCCTTTTGCCCAGTTCCTTCCATATTATGCGCCACATCGTTTGTATTTGCGTTTGTATTTGCGTTTGTATTTGCGTTTGTATTTGCGTTTGTATTTGCGTTTGTATTTGCGTTAACATTTCcgtttacatttttatttattatgttaGGAAAATTTCcaaaacatattatttcatcatttacTATTTCAGCCACTGTTGTACTAAATGTAGAACCATTATCAATGAtcccatattttttaagatatatatttatatattgggGAAAAGAAATATACTTAAAATATGGATTGTCCAAAATTAAACCTTCTGAAAATTCATACGTTTTATAAAAACTGGCAAATgctatttcatatattttaaataataaatatactagttcataatttttcatattattaaaattactATCAAAGTATAgatttatatcatttattgAATCCGTAACTAATATATTTCGTAAaacatcatcattattattactactatttcctttgttatttttaattttataatcatCTCCAAAAAGAAAAGGAGATGATGATTCTCTCTTTTCGTTGATTACATTTTTGTTTCCATAATATTTATCACTTTGATTTTTTATGTCATCTTCATATATGCTTGTCAAATAAGTGAAATTCCTCCCCTTCATTTTAACCGTTTTTTGGAATTTTAAACTTCCccatattttttgaatacaATCAAGATGATTCAATAAATTAACCCTTTTAGAATAATACATCTTATAAAAttctattttaaaaaatgagtttttttttatggggGAAAATACCACATTGTATTTATCTATAATTGttccattttctatattaactttttttttctattaatttATACTTTATTGCTATTGATATTTAAATGattaatatatcaaatattttatttttaatttttttacgaatttttttttcaccttttaagttaaaatgaaaaataaataccatATGCAAATATAGGTACATGTGAGCATTTATATTTCCATACATATGCGCATTTCCATATGTGTTTACCACAATTTGGTAtcattttattcatatttttttatatggttGTAAAATATGCTTACTTTCTTCACTATATATCCATCTCAGCCTTTTATGAATTATTCCCCCGACATTTTTTATCCCTTTTTATCACATTTTATCACATTTTATCACATTTTATCacttttatcattttttattcctttttatttttttttatcacattTAAGGCCTTCACATACTGGGCTAATTTCACTATATTGCAATATGATTAAGTAAAAACAAGTAATGACAggagaaaataaataaaacggAACCAATACAAACAATTTATAACGATAAcaacaataaataattaaagaaCCGTTATATTAATcttagtatttttttattgtgaCAAAACCACccagttaaaaaatataacaattattaaatatatcctTAATGTATACTACaatgaaatattaaatttaccaaaaaaaaaaatatataattgttagAAAAAGCGAGAATAATACTAATTTCAGTGTGTGCAACTATTTTGGTTGATCTACACCGAAATAACAATATCGTGCTAAAACCTTTTACgatatattttaacattttaaaagTTGTAAATTTATTCCTGAAAATtaactatttttttgaaatgtTTCAAATAAGTACATTATAAAAACCTTTGGTATATATCAAAAGTAGTGTAtgcatatgaaaaaaaaaaacaaaaaatgtttatacatatttatattttttaaacagACGAACATCAAAGATTTACCCCCGTATTAAGATTCCTTTATtagataaataatatataatatataattataatatataattataatatatttttatgtctATATATATTCCTTCTTTTTTCccagtatatatattatgcaaTGTAACAGTGTTAcacacaaaataaaataccatTATTccttatttataaaaattgaattatatttaagattaaataaaatacaaataaaaatttagaaatactaaaaaattaatacaaataaataaaattatttttattttatatgcttTAGAATATATTACATCCCAGTTGCATTTGCACAcgtttaaaaaatttaaaaatattttttttttaatacttaatttttttatacacatacaatatatatttaaaaaaatattgcatgttaataataataataaaaaaaatactgttatttattaacataatataaatatattaccaactaactttattttctctttttttttttttttttttttttttttggggtgagattattttaatgtattttatatttttttactaaaaacacattttaatattaatatgattaTAATACAAAATGTATTTCCAATTATTGGGAGCAATTTAATCTAAAgttgtaattttttatgcatatattcaTAACATATTGTTAGacaattattaatattgttttgatacaaaaaaaaatggctGAACCAGAACAAAGCCATAATAATACggtaagaaaaaaaaacaaaaacacatgacatgttcatatatataatgcatacttttataattaattaattttatttattatattgtattattttttttatgggtGCTCTTTGTCGCAATTTAGGTGAATACCAACTTAAACACCCAATACAATGTTAGGAACCTAGCTAGCCAAACAGAAGGTGCCGAATACAAGATTTATGAACATCCTGCAAGTAGGAATGTAATCGAATCAAGTTCTTATCAAATGGACACACCTTATTATAATCATGGAGAAATAAACACTCAttctataaatttatataataaagaaaattacATAAATGGAAATAGTAAATTAATTTTAGAGCCTAATAACTCTTTTAATGTATCATCATTACAACCCCAAGGTGTAGAACATTATGATTATGTAAATGAACCAATAAGTTATATAGACAATTATGGTAATCCAGTagaaattaataataaatatatcataagtaatgataatatgaaatatgatataaatagCGAAATCGAAAAGACACGAATTTATCCAAATATAATACCACAATTAAATAGTTCGCATATgcttaatttaaataataacatttcTAATgctgatataaataaatataacgaTTCCAACAATACTAATGatatatatggatatttaaataacaatgttagtaatttaaattatgatTATATAATGAAGAATTACGATGGAGGTCTAtataataatcataataataataatcataataTAGGTAATATTATTCCATTAAATAGTATGCAAAATTTAAgcaatataaatgaattataTGGTATTAATCAATTAGATGGAATAGATGATCCAAATAGTATGGACAATATAAAAAGCATGCCATTTAATTTACAAGATAATATTAACagttataataatgaaaaatatatcccATTACCTATAGATAATTTTCcatacatatttaataaaacacCAATGGAAACTGACGAAGACGATAAACGTTATTCAAAACTTCGAGGAATTTACAATGTTGGCAATGTTGGCAATGTTGGCAATATTGGCAATATTGGCGATCTTAAGATGAATagtaaaaaaacaaaatgtatACACAATCatagtaaaaatattgaTCAACTTCAAGCTATTGTATGTCTGCAAAAATTAGAAGAAATTCCAGTTccctttttaaatataaatgatataaaatattcaatTAATGTTTATTTCAATTCATATGATGatatattacaaaaatatcAATCAAAGTTTTATAACTGTAAATTAAATGAATCGGATAATTATGCTGATTGTGATTttcaaaatgaaataataagtttaccatttaataatgaagaatttatttatttaaaagttATAGAAACATCTGCATATAAAACAGAAATAACTGGAAGATTACAATTAAAAGTCAAATCATTATCACAAGAATATCCATTAAGAATACCAGTTATAGGTGATGATGGAAATTCTAAAGGATTTTTAATTATGAACTTTTTTGTTACATCTTCttatcattatataaaaaatgatatgcTTATTGATAGGGAATCATTACCCAATAAAACTAAATCAACTAGAATACGACGAAAAAATGGTGGGttccatttttttgaaaattttactAAATGGTGTTGTGAAATAACAGACCATCATATGAATTAGAATAAACATGTGAATTTgtttttgtaataataaGTTGAAAAATAATGCAGACAAATTTTaagaattatttttcttaattttttattaatgtcATTATTTGTAGCATTTCCATTATTATGCTACTACAaccgttttttttttttttttttttttttttatcattgtCCTTTTTTTCgttatacatatattgtCTTCTttgatttaaaatttttaatttggcATGTTTGCTTCTcatacatattaataattaaattgttTAGTACTATATGTATTGCGGGCATCACATATAGAGCCAATTCGTAATTTGTGAAAAATTTAAAGCTATATAAATAAACTatcaaaacaaaaaaaatataaaaatatgtatgtgTGTGTTTGCACAGATTGATAAGCAATTACAACATGCATTTATGGacaaatcataaaaaaaaaattattccaAAGTTTTGGATTTtctatgaataaaaaaaggtTTCCAGAatagtgataaaaaaaaaaaaaaaaaaaaaaatatatatatatatacatgttaaCAAATGTAGATAAAGCAATGTTAAGTTAAATtaagttttattttgtataaacAATAAATGTTAGTTTGATGAAAATTAATTcgtaatttaaataaaggaaaaaaaaaatacaattaaaattacaataaactatttacatatttacaGTGCATGTGTAAATAAGCGtaaaaattttatcattaaaaaaaataaataaaaaaagtatttggtttataataataataatgtatatatatatatattatatatatatgcaatatcaCAAATGCTTGTTAAATTCATTTAcgaatatattataaaagattatatatatatatacccaTATAGAGAGACGATGCACTAATATAAGCAACATTTAAACATATgtacaattatataatgttaaactatttaattttaatttaaaagaaataattaatatatatacaacaggacaatattaaaaacataaaatatatttacatatattttttaatatttatatatgtaaattggcaattagaaaaaatgaatttttttatttataggtaaaaaaaaaaaaaaaggaatacgtttttaatttttgcatTTTAACTTTCTTAAGCCTTGGCATATTTTCATCTTCTCATTTGCTACATTTAAAAAACCAAAAGAAATAATGACTGAAAATGGGATAccatataaattatgttgcatttatttttttggggGGAGATATTCTTGTAAATGCATATGGTATctgaatttaaattattctcCTATTTTAGCAAATGCTTTAAAATGTTCTTGAAATATGTGCATTATAAAAAggtaatgataatgataataataatgatagtaataatgatagtAATGATAGTGGCCATAGTAGTGGTCGTAGTGACCATAGTTAAGGGTTTATTAGATTTTTCTCAAAAAGgtggaaaaataataattgcgTTAAGCATACATCCCTTTTCTTCATCCCTCTTCAATTGTCTATTACTTTAAAAAATACGAAATggcaataataaaatttattccTTTGATTCCCATTTCCACACCTTTGCATTCCCGGCTAAAAATGAAGCAAGAAAtaaggaaaaataaaatgaagcAAGAAAtaaggaaaaataaaatgaagcAAGAAAtaaggaaaaataaaataaagcaaAACAAAATGGGCAAAACAAAATGGGCAAAACAAAATGGGCAAAATAAAATGGGCAAAATAAAATGGGCAAAATAAAATGggcaaaataaaatatccaAACAGAATAGCCAAACACGTGCGGCATGTGCAGAGGCAGCTCTAATATGTCTTACCATTTCCAAACACGACAATGAAATATGGGCCTGATAATGTTAAAATGAAATTAGGGTCATTGATATTAAACTTTAGTGACATATACTCTCGGTCCTTTATATATCCATATGAATTAAATTCAGGCAAagaaaaagtatataatgatttattagaaccatatattaatataggaatatttttattatcagtTAAGCCTGCCATACAATATATAGGCAAAGTATTCATCTCAAAATATTCTTGTCCTGATAATCCATAAGCTAATATTTTTCCTTCACTCATTGCTGTAATTACATTAGCTTCATATTGAATAACTGAAACAACATTTCcatatttacatttaaaattatttacaatttctaaatttaataaattaattattgtTATACTATCTCCACATACCCATAAGgttctattatattttgattcttcagaatttatatcatttgatttattatttatattatttatacatttatttgATACTATTTcaatcattttatttattttagttttagtttctattttttttattgttacaAAACTTAAATGTGTTTCATCATATTTCCAAAATTTTACTTCACCATTTATAGATGatgatattattataccATCAATACATACAATACTATGTATTGCATCTGTATGTGCATAAAGAGTTGAACAATCAGAAGATGGTAgatgcataatttttattattccattaTCTAACCCTGCAAATATACATTCTTctgcatataataatgataaaactcttttttttttatttgattttttattatgttttaatttattttcaccATAATATTCTTCTTCTTCTGTTAATTGaaattctattttttttaaatgttttatatCAATTTCTTTTGAATCTTCTCCAGGTACAAACATCCATACATTTATTGTATATGGTGATACAGatgcaaataaatatatttcgtTATTTGGGCCATGTACTATTATAGCACAATCGATATATGATCTTTGCAAACTAAATGTGTCTACTAGTTTTAAATTGTGTAAATTTCTGAAAAAAATTGgggttttattattcaaaaaaaattaatatatttatattgataTTTCGAGGTAAAAGCAAAACACAGCGTAACaaggaaacaaaaaaaagaggaaaaaaaaaggaaaaaaaaaatccaaaTTCAAATCCAAAACTAaaacaattaaataattCCATCTCTTGTAACTCCGATGCGCCACAATTGCTATACATTCCCATCACTACATCATTCCATTTTCATttccattttcatttttccttttctttttGTTGCTGTGTAAATCTTCTATCCCAGTTCCACCATATCATAgcatacatacatgcataagttgataaataaataaacaagtAGATATCAAAAGATAGattaatagaaaaataaaaaaaaacgaaagaGATGAAAagattaatatatattcaaatatacATCAAACTAAATATAATTCctacatattaatataaataaaactataaagaataatatatcataataattatatttttatattccatCATTTATTCCCaccccttttttttttatctctattaaatctttatttttttctttcgtttttttcttttttttttttttttttttttttaatctgtattatttccttttttattt contains these protein-coding regions:
- a CDS encoding serine/threonine protein kinase PK9, putative, with amino-acid sequence MYLGSVKNVEDLFLSKGEYKQVFLCLKKNENSEAIQIDISCDSNIYSILQLCREKYGIHGDYLTDSCGNIVENIKEIIDGDTLYLKDNKDKFHFLNQIKSNNLIVNDYIVEKRIGSGGFGIVFQGIHIQTKQKVALKFIPKSNFLDVTDVHRVFIEIQTLRGLIHKNIIKMYDVNHFQNYVCLIMEYAVNSDLKKYIQKNNGYLSEKETYFLFLQIVKGVYYCHSKHIVHRDLKLENILLDENMTCKIADFGLSDFVNVDQNIKTEAGTKLYIAPEIIFNQTTNYSVFKLDIWSLGILLFIMTQGYPPFIDVGKDIKYFEQATLKYSNDISDDLKDLISLMLNVDPNKRPIIVEILNHRWFYRYS
- a CDS encoding heptatricopeptide repeat-containing protein, putative encodes the protein MYYSKRVNLLNHLDCIQKIWGSLKFQKTVKMKGRNFTYLTSIYEDDIKNQSDKYYGNKNVINEKRESSSPFLFGDDYKIKNNKGNSSNNNDDVLRNILVTDSINDINLYFDSNFNNMKNYELVYLLFKIYEIAFASFYKTYEFSEGLILDNPYFKYISFPQYINIYLKKYGIIDNGSTFSTTVAEIVNDEIICFGNFPNIINKNVNGNVNANTNANTNANTNANTNANTNANTNDVAHNMEGTGQKEMLGEIILSSSNEKIKNNGLSNNGYNYINKGDINRVIELYFKYILYLENLNIKENKWNEYIHNFFLTNKYEKFYYNILDIIYKKILSFSCVDIINFLYILKKINIIQIKDISLLVENVILENLNFMNEQYLVMLGYIYLNNYTNKRKINLKGIKRYCNKNFLEIFINLIQTKIKSMNNTNFIKLLEYISNNNYKHIQFFREIKSEIYKRYNKFNDEQIIKLFYLYSQNINASDDCLMYHLMNSTMMIFSEDQTSNKKKTNINFEKINNNINPTIYNNSEIIKTDTDVSLGKNGKKNCSTSKIDENTEKNNDEKIMKKKEEEIPLYLLLNIIWVNAKYFKESTFLLKKWENIILKNVHNFGSTTISMLIWAYSNVENKNSELYFDNNLYIKLKDRALELYKYMTPNQLSNSLLGLSITIGRTTDAEGRAITDFQDQVEEYLLYNSTDINDKSIQKKTNNKESINNSNTSKKNEGKKKTNFSFLKIFSATDLANVCFAYALIRSGSKEFHSMLQSALVNNLNDLSPQDISKIAYTYGTFYFYSSYTLLSLLQYEIIQRVHQFSGHEICDILWCYSINKFFDTNFWKYMLQAINFEKIHNHRYSLLYPSLSYVNLIDPSILESYNVLRIFNFLKDYYWEIQTCSYPHLFANDIIDTIKYQNEIILSKESENNEKKNTFQYIQKLFDFEGFLIDIYFEYKNSKYAIFLYTSINTTSNGYPLGESILKTRYVKKKNFITIHLIYDIWKNYKGNKIDLIYSQFVEENKFRPETTKEMSQ
- a CDS encoding zinc finger (CCCH type) protein, putative, with the translated sequence MRGYMRNGYRSHSRYATASDGSSKRQGSYNRKNYYSKKPQNKDKGVTFCPHYTIKGSCRYINDCKNLHNLKLVDTFSLQRSYIDCAIIVHGPNNEIYLFASVSPYTINVWMFVPGEDSKEIDIKHLKKIEFQLTEEEEYYGENKLKHNKKSNKKKRVLSLLYAEECIFAGLDNGIIKIMHLPSSDCSTLYAHTDAIHSIVCIDGIIISSSINGEVKFWKYDETHLSFVTIKKIETKTKINKMIEIVSNKCINNINNKSNDINSEESKYNRTLWVCGDSITIINLLNLEIVNNFKCKYGNVVSVIQYEANVITAMSEGKILAYGLSGQEYFEMNTLPIYCMAGLTDNKNIPILIYGSNKSLYTFSLPEFNSYGYIKDREYMSLKFNINDPNFILTLSGPYFIVVFGNAGNAKVWKWESKE